A single window of Crassostrea angulata isolate pt1a10 chromosome 8, ASM2561291v2, whole genome shotgun sequence DNA harbors:
- the LOC128159352 gene encoding N-acyl-phosphatidylethanolamine-hydrolyzing phospholipase D-like, whose product MDSTEEDLIRPIFKNGRYQNPFDTWEDTPGMGTFLKLMRSEDHSNIPSQRELDKTLPVETPDFQKLKNPPESDIQIMWIGHASVLVQMDGLTILADPIFSDRCSPVQFLGPKRYRPPPCKVKDLPHIDAIIISHNHYDHLDHGSVKSLNSKYDNTITWFVASGTKEWMINAGCKNVVELSWWEEAEFPGRPDFKFASVPCQHRCERTLWDSMKALWCSWIVKGPRHSFYFAGDTGYCSGFKQIGRKYGPIDFAAIPIGAYYPRWFMRPMHVDPEEAVKVYEDVKARHALGIHWGTFKMTREFYLEPPVKLGEELDKKKIDREKFFTLRHGQVHTIGQPIPS is encoded by the exons ATGGACAGTACAGAGGAGGACTTGATCCGCCCCATATTTAAGAACGGCAGGTACCAGAACCCCTTTGACACCTGGGAAGACACCCCAGGGATGGGAACATTTCTGAAACTCATGAGAAGTGAAGATCACAGCAACATTCCGAGTCAAAGG GAATTGGACAAGACTCTCCCCGTAGAGACCCCTGATTTCCAGAAACTGAAAAACCCACCAGAATCGGACATTCAGATCATGTGGATAGGCCACGCCAGCGTTCTAGTACAGATGGATGGACTCACAATTCTCGCAGACCCAATATTTAGTGACAGGTGTTCCCCCGTGCAGTTTCTGGGACCCAAACGATATCGACCCCCACCCTGCAAAGTTAAAGACTTGCCCCACATAGACGCAATCATCATTAGCCACAATCACTACGATCACCTAGATCATGGAAGCGTTAAGAGCCTCAATTCCAAATATGACAACACGATCACGTGGTTCGTTGCCTCGGGAACGAAGGAGTGGATGATCAACGCAGGTTGTAAAAATGTGGTGGAGCTGTCGTGGTGGGAGGAGGCAGAATTCCCAGGGAGACCCGATTTTAAATTCGCTAGTGTACCATGCCAACATCGTTGTGAACGAACCTTGTGGGATTCAATGAAG GCGCTCTGGTGTAGTTGGATTGTAAAAGGACCTCGACACAGCTTCTACTTTGCTGGAGACACTGGTTACTGCAGTGGGTTCAAACAGATTGGCAGAAAATATGGTCCTATCGACTTTGCAGCAATTCCCATTGGCGCATATTATCCAAG ATGGTTTATGAGGCCTATGCACGTTGACCCGGAAGAAGCAGTGAAGGTATACGAGGATGTCAAAGCGAGACACGCCCTGGGAATCCACTGGGGAACCTTCAAAATGACACGGGAG TTTTACCTGGAGCCCCCAGTCAAGCTTGGAGAAGAGTTGGATAAAAAGAAAATCGACAGAGAGAAATTTTTCACACTTCGTCACGGTCAAGTGCACACGATCGGACAACCAATCCCGTCTTGA